The segment TATCATCTATGGCGTCTAAGGTACGTTGTTAAtacgtttttttttctttatcttcGATTGATCCACTTCCACCACACCAATTACGAATTGAACGTCTTTGAGGTAACAATCTAAGGTAGATAGTATTGAACTGAATCCAGTCAATATCCAATTGGAAATCCTGAATTCAATTTATATAGATCCTTTTTCGAGATTTGGTTTCCGTAATTTGATCTGGATTTGAGTTCGGGAGTCCGGTGTCAGCTCTTTTGTTACCTTCGTTTGAAATTCATACACGAGCAGTATATTTTAGTTATGGATTTCGGGCGCGAGCGTTCAGTGGAGGATAATGAATTGATAGAGACCGAAGGGTTGGAAAAAAACGGTGAAATTGATACCGAACCGAAAGATAATGGGAATTATGATGCTGAAATCGTGGATGTCATTAAAGCCGAAGGTACTGTAGCGAACACAACAGAGATATTGCCGGGAGGCTCGATAGGATCGTCGCCGTCGCCGGCCACGAAAGGGCGAGGATTACGGAAATGGCGGAGGATTCCTAGAGAAGCTGGCAAGGAAACGAATAGTAGTTTAGATAGCAATCGGAAGAGAGGTATGATTGGTTTATCTAACGCCATGAAACAAAGGAGTGAAGGATCTAGTTCATCAACAAACGCTATGTCACATGCTCTCGATAATCCTCTAGATCATAATCTGCTTTACGGAGATTTAGGACGTGGATCTGATTTTGCTTCTAGGGCAGATTCCGACAACAGCGAGGATCAAAACAGCAGATCTTCCACAGCCGCTAGTGCTCCAAAACCTAACCACAGGTTTCCTGTAGCAGGTATGAAGAGCTCGAATGGGAAGAATTCAGGTGGTATATCAGTACAACCTGGTGATCAACCGgagaaaaatcaaaatcaaaccaaGAAGCCAAGAGGATTCAAACTCAAGAAGGAAAACTCCATTTCCAGTTTGGAGTCTGATTCCAGAAGCTCAAACTTTGTATTCACACagggttctaactctgtaacaaGCAATGGTAGAAAGAATGTCAAGTTGGGTAACTATGAGGAAGATTACAGTGATGATGCTGAAAATGGTGACACACAAACTCAAACTGCATTCAACAAAAACGAAGCTGATTCTGAAGATGTTTCACATGAAGATTTAGCAGCTGAGAACTCTTGGGAAGTCAAGGAAGAAAAAATTAATGGTGATCATGACACTCTGGTAGATTCTATCATTCCACTCCATTTGGCTCAAGAAGCACTTGAAAGAGGTAATGTAACTTTTCCTCTAATCATCATTCACAATTAAActccatcttcatcttcatcatcatcatattgTTTACAGAAGTCCAGAAATTGAGGGATGTTGGTAAAGAAGAAACATTCTCCTCTGACGACTCCTTCCAATCCAGTAACATTAAGATTGAGGAGGCTCGGGTTATGATCGAGCTCAAGAACGCAAAGATCTTTGAGCTTGAATCGATCTTGAATCTTGGAGACATAAAGAAAGATTATGAAGAACTATTGATGCAAGGAATCGCAGCTGAGCTGGAATATCTAGTCATCTTAAAAACAATCCAAAACTTGAAGGAGGGTCACATGGATCAAATCAATAATCTTATGGTACAACAAAAGAAGCTAGAAGTAGATGAAAAGGTACAAGTTGAAGAAGCATGGAAATTGAAAAATAGGGTATGGAGATATGGTTTGTGTTTTATGATTCAGTTGTTTTTGCTT is part of the Lactuca sativa cultivar Salinas chromosome 7, Lsat_Salinas_v11, whole genome shotgun sequence genome and harbors:
- the LOC111884724 gene encoding WPP domain-interacting protein 2 — its product is MDFGRERSVEDNELIETEGLEKNGEIDTEPKDNGNYDAEIVDVIKAEGTVANTTEILPGGSIGSSPSPATKGRGLRKWRRIPREAGKETNSSLDSNRKRGMIGLSNAMKQRSEGSSSSTNAMSHALDNPLDHNLLYGDLGRGSDFASRADSDNSEDQNSRSSTAASAPKPNHRFPVAGMKSSNGKNSGGISVQPGDQPEKNQNQTKKPRGFKLKKENSISSLESDSRSSNFVFTQGSNSVTSNGRKNVKLGNYEEDYSDDAENGDTQTQTAFNKNEADSEDVSHEDLAAENSWEVKEEKINGDHDTLVDSIIPLHLAQEALEREVQKLRDVGKEETFSSDDSFQSSNIKIEEARVMIELKNAKIFELESILNLGDIKKDYEELLMQGIAAELEYLVILKTIQNLKEGHMDQINNLMVQQKKLEVDEKVQVEEAWKLKNRVWRYGLCFMIQLFLLLVGVYVFVLQFSSQNKVIPT